Proteins encoded together in one Fibrobacter sp. UWH4 window:
- the hisB gene encoding imidazoleglycerol-phosphate dehydratase HisB has translation MRSSTISRKTGETDITLSLNLDDSTPGQISSGNGFLDHMLNLFQIHGGIHLDLNCKGDVHVDMHHSMEDIAIVLGQALVECLGDKKGIERYGFYFVPMDEALSRVCIDFSNRIGFVWNVKLPAAMAGGIEASMFEHFFKSLCENARMNLHVELFYGNDNHHCLESIFKAFARAVAMAIAPSRNVKGIPSSKGVL, from the coding sequence ATGCGCAGTTCGACGATTTCTCGTAAGACCGGCGAAACCGACATTACGTTGTCCCTGAATCTGGATGATTCTACGCCGGGGCAGATCAGCTCCGGTAATGGTTTCCTGGATCACATGCTTAACTTGTTCCAAATTCACGGAGGCATTCACCTGGATTTGAATTGCAAGGGCGATGTGCATGTTGATATGCACCATAGCATGGAAGATATCGCGATTGTGCTTGGCCAGGCGTTAGTGGAATGCCTCGGCGACAAGAAGGGAATCGAACGCTACGGTTTCTACTTTGTGCCGATGGACGAAGCCTTGAGTCGCGTATGCATCGACTTCAGCAACCGCATCGGCTTTGTGTGGAACGTGAAACTCCCGGCTGCCATGGCTGGCGGTATCGAAGCCTCGATGTTTGAACACTTCTTCAAGAGCCTGTGCGAAAATGCCCGCATGAACTTGCATGTGGAACTGTTCTACGGCAACGACAACCATCATTGCCTGGAATCGATCTTCAAGGCATTTGCCCGTGCCGTTGCGATGGCGATTGCTCCGAGCCGCAACGTGAAAGGCATCCCCAGCAGCAAAGGCGTGCTTTAG
- a CDS encoding undecaprenyl-diphosphate phosphatase, whose product MIESIILGFLQGLAEFLPISSSGHLVIGHELLGMNEAGMFFDIMLHAGTLLSIFVVFHKKITDIIVGCIRRNPEQLREAGYIVLASIPTAMIGLGFKDLLEGLFENPRAVCVAELFTGLLLFTSQWGATGAKHPDNEGVKMNWWRALVTGVVQGIACIPGISRSGSTISAMMFMGVNRKYAGEFSFLMSIPAVGGAALLDCIKWIKCQSMTGESVKLALENATPEQAQDISEKAMRCAMAGGFTPELLVGMLVSFIFGIIALKWLMTFLQKGKFQHFAWYVWAVGIFGLIFMK is encoded by the coding sequence ATGATTGAATCTATTATTCTCGGCTTCTTGCAGGGCCTCGCTGAATTTCTACCCATCTCCAGTTCCGGTCACCTCGTTATCGGACACGAACTTTTAGGCATGAACGAAGCGGGCATGTTCTTCGACATCATGCTCCACGCCGGAACGCTTCTTTCCATCTTCGTGGTGTTCCACAAGAAGATTACCGACATCATTGTGGGTTGTATCCGTAGGAATCCCGAACAGCTCCGTGAAGCGGGCTACATCGTTCTCGCGAGCATTCCGACGGCGATGATCGGCCTCGGCTTCAAGGACTTGCTTGAAGGCCTGTTTGAAAATCCGCGTGCCGTGTGCGTGGCGGAACTCTTTACGGGCTTGCTCCTGTTTACCTCGCAGTGGGGCGCAACCGGTGCCAAGCATCCGGATAACGAAGGCGTCAAGATGAACTGGTGGCGTGCGTTGGTGACGGGCGTCGTGCAGGGCATTGCCTGCATCCCGGGTATCAGCCGCAGCGGCTCTACCATTAGCGCGATGATGTTCATGGGCGTGAACCGCAAGTACGCGGGTGAATTCAGCTTCCTGATGAGTATCCCTGCCGTGGGTGGTGCCGCACTCCTCGACTGCATCAAGTGGATCAAATGCCAGTCGATGACCGGTGAAAGTGTCAAGCTTGCGCTTGAAAATGCGACGCCGGAACAGGCGCAGGACATTTCTGAAAAGGCGATGAGGTGCGCCATGGCCGGTGGTTTTACCCCCGAACTTCTGGTGGGGATGTTGGTATCCTTCATCTTCGGCATCATCGCCCTCAAGTGGCTCATGACCTTCTTGCAGAAGGGAAAGTTCCAGCACTTCGCCTGGTACGTATGGGCCGTGGGTATCTTCGGATTGATTTTCATGAAATAG
- the pgsA gene encoding CDP-diacylglycerol--glycerol-3-phosphate 3-phosphatidyltransferase: MTEEQTSDIRLRTRIWSVLRAAVFIAVIVFIWMGMAKIACALVAVALIMGWVNLYQLRSQEIEKPYYRLWLNVIDGFLSFAVMTSIFVRDLLQNDQTEKLLAVGCVFLLARLVAHTLFSLGVLREGKSLPRKRRWSKLSNIVITITMGVYLLNLEDYQQICMVSSILLIIASTVAYAYWYYRDPAHRKPLSIASQLTMSRIVLTPFFLWVFFYDNDLDYSNNSIVFKSLALIMVLGFMLTDFLDGKLARAMGEVSTLGKYLDPFSDKISNMTIFMCFIATGYAPVWMVALIYFRESSVETLRTLAASEGLIMPARRSGKWKTALQGIGIVAILVGALNPMESIIPNYQAFWNVFPKTVMGCITAITIISGIDYFVASKHILKKFV, encoded by the coding sequence ATGACAGAAGAACAGACATCCGACATCCGGTTACGCACTCGCATCTGGAGCGTATTGCGCGCGGCAGTCTTTATCGCGGTCATCGTATTTATCTGGATGGGCATGGCCAAAATCGCCTGCGCCCTGGTCGCTGTAGCCCTTATTATGGGTTGGGTTAACTTGTACCAACTCCGTTCGCAGGAAATTGAAAAGCCCTATTACAGACTTTGGCTGAACGTAATCGATGGTTTCCTTTCATTCGCCGTGATGACAAGCATTTTCGTGCGCGACCTGTTGCAAAACGACCAGACCGAAAAACTGCTCGCCGTCGGATGTGTATTCCTGCTCGCGCGCCTAGTCGCCCACACACTGTTCAGCCTCGGGGTTCTCCGCGAAGGAAAGTCGCTCCCCCGCAAGCGACGCTGGAGCAAGCTTTCGAACATCGTCATCACCATTACGATGGGCGTCTACCTGCTGAACCTCGAAGACTACCAGCAGATTTGCATGGTATCCTCGATCCTCCTGATTATCGCATCGACCGTCGCTTACGCCTACTGGTACTACCGCGATCCTGCTCACCGTAAGCCGCTTTCAATTGCAAGCCAGCTCACCATGAGCCGCATCGTACTCACGCCATTCTTTTTGTGGGTATTCTTCTACGACAACGACCTCGATTACAGCAACAACAGCATCGTTTTCAAGAGCCTAGCCCTCATCATGGTGCTAGGGTTCATGCTTACCGATTTTCTCGACGGAAAACTCGCCCGTGCAATGGGCGAAGTCAGCACGCTCGGCAAGTACCTTGACCCGTTCAGCGACAAAATATCGAACATGACGATTTTTATGTGCTTTATCGCTACGGGATACGCCCCGGTGTGGATGGTCGCCCTGATTTACTTCCGCGAGTCGAGTGTAGAGACGCTCCGCACGCTCGCCGCAAGCGAAGGCCTCATCATGCCGGCCCGCCGTAGCGGAAAATGGAAAACGGCCCTGCAAGGCATCGGGATTGTCGCCATTCTCGTTGGGGCACTCAACCCAATGGAATCAATTATCCCCAATTACCAGGCTTTCTGGAACGTATTCCCGAAGACCGTGATGGGGTGCATAACAGCGATTACCATCATTAGCGGAATCGACTATTTCGTCGCCAGCAAGCACATTCTGAAAAAATTCGTTTAG
- the htpG gene encoding molecular chaperone HtpG — protein MATEKMEFQTEVRDMLNLMINSLYSNKEIFLRELVSNAADALDKRRFLSLSNADLLPQGTQLRIDISVNKEGKRIVVEDNGIGMNKEDLINCLGTIARSGTKNFIKNLKEGDKGSVDLIGQFGVGFYSVFMVAKKVEVLTLKAGEKQGYLWSSEGTGEFEISEAPRDKVGTKITLYLKDDEDAVDFASEWKIKDIVQKYSGFVSYGIYFHPEPTKNDKGELEEKPEERLNEKQALWRQSEKEVTEEQYKDFYNVISHEADEPAAWSHSHAEGSQEFWSLVYIPSKAPFNIWHNDALHGLKLYVKKVFIMDDCKDLLPPWLRFVRGVVDSEDLPLNVSREILQNNKIITNIRKHVIKKVLDTLQNMADKDAAKYNAWWRELGMVLKEGFYMNWEHLDELKKLLRFESTKTEGDALVGLDEYVKRMPEGQKEIYYLIGDKNAVKSNPMLEAFKAKGYEVLLMSDGIDEFMMSSLTEFGDKKFHDIACGDVDFEKTEDEKKAEEANKGIFKGLCENLQKVLDEDIKEVRVSSRLKDSPCCLVTSEDAMSAQMERMMKAMGQKNLPKSKRILEINPTHPICEMLKKKAEAKEDLGDWPKALYGQALLAEGTPLPNPAEYVSAITKLLTASVK, from the coding sequence ATGGCAACAGAGAAGATGGAATTCCAGACCGAAGTTCGCGACATGCTGAACTTGATGATCAACTCCCTTTACAGCAACAAGGAAATCTTCCTCCGCGAACTCGTTTCGAACGCGGCGGACGCACTGGACAAGCGCCGTTTCCTCTCGCTTTCTAACGCCGACTTGCTTCCGCAGGGCACGCAGCTCCGCATCGACATCTCGGTGAACAAGGAAGGCAAGAGAATCGTTGTGGAAGACAACGGTATCGGCATGAACAAGGAAGACTTGATCAACTGCCTGGGTACCATTGCCCGTAGCGGCACCAAGAACTTCATCAAGAATTTGAAGGAAGGCGACAAGGGCAGCGTCGATCTCATCGGCCAGTTCGGTGTAGGTTTCTACTCCGTGTTCATGGTCGCGAAGAAGGTCGAAGTCCTCACGCTCAAGGCCGGCGAAAAGCAGGGCTACCTGTGGTCTTCCGAAGGCACAGGCGAATTCGAGATTTCTGAAGCCCCGCGCGACAAGGTGGGCACCAAGATCACCTTGTACCTGAAGGACGACGAAGACGCGGTCGACTTCGCCAGCGAATGGAAGATCAAGGACATCGTCCAGAAGTACAGCGGCTTCGTGAGCTACGGCATCTACTTCCACCCGGAGCCGACCAAGAATGACAAGGGCGAACTCGAAGAAAAGCCCGAAGAACGTTTGAACGAAAAGCAGGCCTTGTGGCGCCAGAGCGAAAAGGAAGTCACCGAGGAACAGTACAAGGACTTCTACAACGTTATCAGCCACGAAGCCGACGAACCGGCCGCCTGGAGCCACAGCCACGCCGAAGGTTCCCAGGAATTCTGGAGCCTCGTGTACATTCCGTCGAAGGCCCCGTTCAACATCTGGCACAACGACGCACTGCACGGCCTCAAGCTGTACGTGAAGAAAGTCTTTATCATGGACGACTGCAAGGACTTGCTGCCGCCGTGGCTCCGCTTTGTGCGCGGCGTGGTGGATAGTGAAGACTTGCCGCTGAACGTGTCCCGTGAAATCTTGCAGAACAACAAGATTATCACCAACATTCGTAAGCACGTGATCAAGAAGGTGCTCGACACCTTACAGAACATGGCCGACAAGGATGCCGCCAAGTACAATGCCTGGTGGCGCGAACTCGGCATGGTGCTGAAGGAAGGCTTCTACATGAACTGGGAACATCTTGACGAACTCAAGAAGTTGCTCCGTTTCGAAAGCACCAAGACGGAAGGCGACGCTCTCGTGGGCCTCGACGAATACGTGAAGCGCATGCCGGAAGGCCAGAAGGAAATCTACTACCTCATCGGCGACAAGAACGCCGTGAAGTCTAACCCGATGCTCGAAGCCTTCAAGGCCAAGGGTTACGAAGTGTTGCTCATGAGCGACGGCATCGACGAATTCATGATGTCGAGCCTCACCGAATTCGGCGACAAGAAGTTCCACGACATCGCCTGCGGCGACGTGGACTTCGAAAAGACCGAAGACGAAAAGAAGGCCGAAGAAGCTAACAAGGGCATCTTCAAGGGACTCTGCGAAAACCTGCAGAAGGTCTTGGACGAAGATATCAAGGAAGTCCGCGTGTCTAGCCGCCTCAAAGATAGCCCCTGCTGCCTCGTGACCAGCGAAGACGCCATGAGCGCCCAGATGGAACGCATGATGAAGGCCATGGGCCAGAAGAACTTGCCGAAGAGCAAGCGCATCCTGGAAATCAACCCGACGCACCCGATTTGCGAAATGCTCAAGAAGAAAGCCGAAGCCAAGGAAGACCTGGGCGATTGGCCGAAGGCCCTCTACGGTCAGGCATTGCTTGCCGAAGGCACTCCGCTCCCCAACCCGGCTGAATACGTGTCCGCGATTACAAAACTGCTGACCGCCAGCGTGAAGTAA
- a CDS encoding polysaccharide deacetylase family protein yields MARKFLLCFHDFSVWNYQKVTPILEKLKDLAGAPFSILVIPDTETAPSDTVRDFRATLTQLKSEGFELALHGFKHKAEFSQGRSYAGLIAMNLTQGEAEFAGLSEFESSRLLHAGLDAWEKLFEVPGQVRNDIEKPTAFIPPTWYSNKFLPTQVHAEKMLYEDRFALVTSRGKRYASPVASFAGIPDFMTKTAFKFGDIILKVPVGLPRIALHPVDFPQHEIQIKNLIRTALGCGRRLTQYKDL; encoded by the coding sequence ATGGCTCGTAAATTTCTTCTCTGCTTTCACGATTTCAGCGTCTGGAATTACCAGAAGGTGACCCCAATCCTCGAAAAGCTCAAGGACCTTGCCGGAGCCCCATTCAGCATACTCGTCATTCCCGACACCGAGACCGCCCCTTCGGACACCGTCCGCGATTTTCGAGCCACACTCACCCAGCTAAAATCAGAAGGCTTCGAGCTCGCTCTCCACGGATTCAAGCACAAGGCAGAATTCAGCCAGGGCCGCAGCTACGCCGGGCTTATCGCCATGAATCTTACCCAAGGCGAAGCGGAATTCGCGGGCCTCAGCGAATTTGAATCCAGCAGACTCCTACATGCAGGACTCGACGCCTGGGAAAAACTTTTCGAGGTTCCGGGTCAGGTCCGGAATGACATTGAAAAGCCCACCGCATTCATTCCTCCGACCTGGTACAGCAACAAGTTCCTGCCCACGCAAGTCCACGCCGAAAAGATGCTCTACGAGGACAGGTTCGCGCTCGTGACTTCTCGTGGCAAACGCTACGCCTCACCTGTCGCAAGTTTCGCAGGCATCCCCGATTTCATGACGAAGACCGCTTTCAAATTCGGAGACATCATCCTGAAAGTTCCGGTGGGCCTCCCCCGCATCGCACTGCATCCGGTGGACTTTCCTCAGCACGAGATTCAAATCAAGAACCTCATCCGCACGGCCCTCGGTTGCGGAAGAAGACTTACACAATACAAAGACCTGTAA
- the trmB gene encoding tRNA (guanosine(46)-N7)-methyltransferase TrmB — translation MSDIENIEDVEKEVIIPEFYRDLKEDPESKGLWHYVFRTHGDRKPIATPDGLPHKLDFEWKDMFPQIAGKADARVEVEIGSGKGGFLSEYAPKHPDLVIMGSEWDYTWAKFAQRKMDKAGALANATMLRGDVFYFLRDCVKDNTVDAFHMYFPDPWPKERHHKNRLLRPDFLKEVARVLKPGKRIFYWGTDHQEYNEVALEVFDNFKGCKILQRNTAEPTEGIMTGFEKKYRKEGRPIYRSVIEFEK, via the coding sequence ATGAGCGATATCGAAAACATTGAAGACGTTGAAAAGGAAGTCATCATTCCCGAATTCTACCGCGACCTGAAGGAAGATCCGGAATCGAAGGGACTATGGCACTACGTGTTCCGCACGCACGGCGACCGAAAGCCGATTGCAACACCCGACGGACTCCCCCACAAACTTGACTTTGAGTGGAAGGACATGTTCCCGCAAATCGCAGGCAAGGCCGACGCCCGCGTGGAAGTCGAAATCGGAAGCGGCAAGGGCGGTTTCCTTTCCGAATACGCCCCCAAGCACCCGGACCTCGTAATCATGGGTAGCGAATGGGACTACACCTGGGCCAAGTTCGCCCAGCGCAAGATGGACAAGGCGGGCGCACTCGCCAACGCCACTATGCTCCGCGGAGATGTTTTCTACTTCTTGCGCGACTGCGTCAAGGACAACACCGTCGACGCATTTCACATGTATTTCCCGGACCCCTGGCCGAAAGAACGCCACCACAAGAACCGCCTCTTGCGTCCTGATTTTCTCAAGGAAGTCGCTCGCGTACTTAAGCCGGGCAAGCGCATTTTTTACTGGGGAACCGACCATCAGGAATACAACGAGGTCGCCCTCGAGGTTTTCGACAACTTCAAGGGCTGCAAGATTTTGCAACGCAACACGGCCGAACCCACCGAAGGAATCATGACCGGCTTCGAAAAGAAATATCGCAAGGAAGGCCGTCCCATTTACAGAAGCGTCATTGAGTTCGAAAAATGA
- a CDS encoding type B 50S ribosomal protein L31 encodes MKEGIHPNYQPVVFVDANTGKEYITRSTKSSAEKKTIDGVEYSVISLEITADTHPFWTGKQHRVDTAGRIDRFNKRFAGNITGAKRKTRKAAPAKAEDAE; translated from the coding sequence ATGAAAGAAGGTATCCACCCTAACTATCAACCGGTCGTGTTCGTCGATGCGAATACGGGTAAAGAATACATCACCCGCTCCACGAAGTCTTCCGCCGAAAAGAAGACTATCGATGGTGTTGAATATAGCGTAATTTCTCTCGAAATTACGGCTGATACCCATCCGTTCTGGACGGGCAAGCAGCATCGCGTGGATACGGCTGGCCGTATCGATCGCTTCAACAAGCGTTTCGCTGGCAACATCACTGGTGCAAAGCGCAAGACCCGCAAGGCTGCGCCCGCCAAGGCTGAAGACGCCGAATAA
- a CDS encoding MBL fold metallo-hydrolase — protein sequence MAESKYIHNALKQVHLETSCTTVSGFSISGLATYIQLPELDFCIDMGECPLSATSINHVFLTHAHGDHARCLMRHHSLRKMMGVERESVYYMPEYICDGARDWIRSEAMFEGVPENKFRYPDIVPVTAGDIQFLEHRKDLAFEAFNVKHSIPAMGGTLYYYKKKLKDEYLGLSADEIIKLRTSGTEITREVYDPLVSFMGDCMGESLLENYRVFQSKVLITECTFLAPEDYEMSHKKGHTHIRQIADALNRMGDRVECEKIILAHFSMKYSEKYIREMIAKEIPERFIDRIVAFI from the coding sequence ATGGCTGAAAGCAAGTACATTCATAACGCATTAAAGCAGGTTCACCTAGAGACTTCGTGCACGACCGTCTCCGGCTTTTCGATTTCGGGACTGGCGACCTACATTCAGCTTCCCGAGTTGGATTTCTGCATCGACATGGGCGAATGCCCGCTTTCGGCAACCTCCATCAACCATGTGTTCTTGACTCACGCGCACGGTGATCACGCGCGTTGCCTGATGCGTCACCACAGCCTGCGCAAGATGATGGGCGTTGAACGCGAAAGTGTCTACTACATGCCCGAATACATTTGCGACGGAGCCCGCGACTGGATCCGTTCCGAAGCCATGTTCGAAGGCGTGCCCGAAAACAAGTTCCGCTACCCCGACATCGTCCCCGTGACGGCGGGCGACATCCAGTTCCTGGAACACCGCAAGGACCTTGCATTCGAAGCATTCAACGTCAAGCATTCGATTCCTGCCATGGGCGGCACACTGTACTATTACAAGAAGAAACTCAAGGACGAATATCTGGGACTTTCTGCCGACGAAATCATCAAGTTGCGCACAAGCGGCACCGAAATCACCCGCGAAGTCTACGATCCGCTGGTGAGCTTCATGGGTGACTGCATGGGCGAAAGTCTCCTGGAAAACTATCGCGTATTCCAGTCCAAGGTGCTGATTACGGAATGTACCTTCCTCGCCCCCGAAGACTACGAAATGAGCCATAAGAAAGGACACACGCATATCCGCCAGATAGCCGACGCCCTGAACCGCATGGGTGACCGCGTAGAATGCGAAAAAATTATCCTCGCGCACTTTTCGATGAAGTATTCCGAAAAATACATCCGCGAAATGATCGCTAAAGAAATCCCGGAGAGGTTTATAGATAGAATCGTAGCATTTATTTAA
- a CDS encoding exodeoxyribonuclease III has product MNIYSWNVNGLRSALKKGFSDWFAATKPDILCLQEVRAEVDQIPDEVAKPEGYFAYWNPCRRKKGYSGVGIYTQIEPDRVNYGFDIEEFDEEGRVLQLVFPDWVLNSIYFPNGGQGDDRLDYKLRFYDAFLENSKRWVADGKHVVTVGDYNTCHKEIDIARPKDNEDVSGFLPIERAWMDKYVENGFVDSFRKLHPDERDRYSWWSNRFGARKRNVGWRIDYAFVDEGLVPNIVSAEIHSDVMGSDHCPISIELEPPFAPLPICHE; this is encoded by the coding sequence ATGAATATTTACAGTTGGAACGTAAATGGCCTCCGCTCCGCCCTCAAGAAGGGCTTTTCGGATTGGTTTGCCGCAACGAAGCCGGATATCCTGTGCTTGCAGGAAGTTCGTGCCGAAGTGGACCAGATTCCCGACGAGGTCGCTAAGCCCGAAGGATACTTTGCCTACTGGAACCCGTGCCGCCGCAAGAAAGGCTACAGCGGGGTAGGCATCTATACGCAGATTGAACCCGACCGTGTGAACTACGGTTTCGACATCGAGGAATTCGACGAAGAGGGCCGCGTGCTCCAGCTCGTGTTCCCGGATTGGGTGCTGAATTCCATTTATTTCCCGAATGGTGGCCAGGGCGACGACCGCCTGGACTACAAGCTTCGCTTTTATGATGCGTTCCTCGAGAACAGCAAACGCTGGGTGGCGGATGGCAAGCATGTGGTGACTGTCGGCGACTATAACACTTGTCACAAGGAAATCGATATTGCACGGCCCAAGGATAACGAGGACGTGAGCGGCTTTTTGCCTATCGAACGCGCCTGGATGGACAAGTATGTAGAAAATGGATTCGTGGATTCGTTCCGCAAGCTGCATCCCGATGAACGCGACCGCTATTCTTGGTGGTCCAACCGCTTTGGCGCCCGCAAGCGCAACGTAGGGTGGCGCATTGACTACGCCTTTGTAGACGAAGGCCTGGTGCCGAATATCGTGAGTGCCGAAATCCATTCCGATGTCATGGGTTCGGACCATTGCCCGATCAGCATCGAGCTTGAACCGCCGTTCGCCCCGCTGCCGATCTGCCACGAGTAA
- the mqnE gene encoding aminofutalosine synthase MqnE: MSRLTESEALDLFLNAPLDELCVRANAEKERRHGKSVYWVNNRQINYTNVCVLHCKFCAFSKIKKDSPTAYDWDYDTIRNKAAEAIAGGARELHIVGGLHPDHPFDYYIEMLRKLRVEFPKVNLKAFTAVEICHFAKLSGQTPLQIMTTLKEAGLDALPGGGAEILVQDVRDQICPGKETGEEWLDVHRAAHKIGIPTNATMLFGHIEKIEDRIAHMKMLRDLQDEAPGFFAFIPLVYHPEHNALHKIVPNITSEEDILRTVAVARLFLDNFPHIKAYWIQMGIETAMKALHAGASDLDGTIIEEKITHAAGATVPVGMSPERMKSLILNEGLEPVERDALYERFS, encoded by the coding sequence ATGTCACGCCTTACAGAATCCGAAGCATTAGACTTATTCTTGAACGCCCCGCTCGACGAACTCTGCGTCCGAGCAAACGCAGAAAAAGAACGTCGCCACGGCAAGTCCGTGTACTGGGTGAATAACCGCCAGATTAATTACACCAACGTGTGCGTGCTACACTGCAAGTTCTGCGCGTTTTCAAAAATCAAGAAGGATTCCCCTACCGCCTACGACTGGGACTACGATACGATTCGAAACAAGGCTGCCGAAGCGATTGCAGGCGGAGCCCGTGAACTGCATATTGTAGGAGGGCTCCATCCGGACCATCCGTTCGACTACTACATCGAAATGTTGCGCAAGCTCCGCGTGGAATTCCCTAAAGTGAACCTGAAGGCGTTTACCGCCGTAGAAATTTGCCACTTCGCGAAACTTTCGGGGCAGACGCCGCTGCAAATTATGACGACGCTGAAAGAAGCAGGCCTTGACGCACTGCCTGGCGGTGGCGCCGAAATCCTGGTGCAAGACGTCCGCGACCAGATATGCCCTGGCAAGGAAACCGGCGAGGAATGGCTGGATGTTCACCGTGCGGCCCACAAGATTGGCATTCCGACAAACGCGACGATGCTTTTCGGGCACATCGAAAAAATTGAAGATCGCATTGCCCACATGAAGATGCTTCGCGACTTGCAGGATGAAGCTCCGGGCTTTTTCGCCTTCATTCCGCTGGTGTACCACCCGGAACATAACGCGCTGCACAAGATTGTCCCGAACATCACCAGCGAAGAAGACATTCTGCGTACGGTCGCCGTCGCAAGGCTTTTCCTCGACAATTTCCCGCACATAAAAGCCTACTGGATTCAAATGGGCATCGAGACCGCGATGAAGGCGCTCCACGCCGGCGCCTCTGATTTGGACGGAACGATTATCGAAGAAAAGATTACGCACGCCGCCGGCGCCACGGTCCCCGTGGGCATGAGCCCCGAGCGCATGAAGTCCCTGATTTTGAATGAAGGATTGGAACCGGTCGAACGCGATGCATTATATGAAAGATTCTCTTAA
- the recN gene encoding DNA repair protein RecN, with the protein MLKHLSISGFTLIAQAEVPFREGFTAITGETGAGKSVLLKALRIVCGDKAQASMVRTGEEKAVVEASFDISNEPQVKKVLEELELDEGDELIIRREIQENGKSRARVNGAIVALPDLQRLGEELIQMHGQSEQLLLRDTRTHTKMLDDFAGNGELLREYGTHWTQWNKIQDEIRVTEERAKNLAAQKDFLKFQFDELSKAALKEGEEEALEEKVNSASKQEAETRYLNEIQGMLGGENGLLDQVQILTSKLRSLATKLPDYEDYLKSLEEVTDPYESVCKDLLRLRPAAAMSAADIDRANARIAAIQKLKRKYRTDVAGLIALTEQRGEELSSLENLDADLEELARQSKKALDALQATALKLTASRQEAAARYDKAVSDILHTLGMPKAIFTTAITMQPLSPNGADKIEFTLAPNPGEGFKSLQKAVSGGELSRVLLSIKSVMADLDRVPLLIFDEVDSGISGEVGNSIGIALKNLGKHHQVLTITHLHQVASRAVNQLAVSKDEIDGRTYTHVKELDHEGRVNELSRMLGGESDTVREHARQLLEA; encoded by the coding sequence ATGCTCAAGCACCTGTCGATTAGTGGATTTACTTTGATTGCGCAAGCGGAAGTTCCCTTCCGCGAAGGTTTTACAGCGATTACCGGCGAGACCGGCGCTGGAAAATCGGTACTTCTTAAAGCACTCCGCATCGTATGCGGCGACAAGGCCCAGGCCTCGATGGTCCGCACCGGCGAAGAGAAAGCCGTGGTCGAAGCGTCCTTCGACATTTCGAACGAGCCGCAGGTGAAGAAGGTTCTTGAAGAACTGGAACTGGACGAGGGCGACGAACTCATTATCCGCCGCGAAATCCAGGAGAACGGCAAGAGCCGCGCCCGCGTGAACGGAGCGATTGTCGCACTCCCCGACTTGCAGCGTCTGGGCGAAGAACTTATCCAGATGCACGGCCAGAGCGAACAGCTCCTGCTTCGCGACACGCGTACCCACACCAAGATGCTTGACGACTTTGCAGGGAACGGCGAACTGCTCAGGGAATACGGGACGCACTGGACCCAGTGGAACAAAATCCAGGATGAAATCAGGGTGACCGAAGAACGGGCGAAAAATCTCGCCGCGCAAAAGGATTTTTTAAAATTCCAGTTCGATGAACTTTCGAAAGCAGCCCTCAAGGAAGGCGAAGAAGAAGCCCTCGAAGAAAAAGTCAACAGCGCAAGCAAGCAGGAAGCAGAAACCCGCTACCTGAACGAAATCCAGGGAATGCTCGGCGGAGAAAACGGTCTCCTGGACCAAGTGCAAATTCTCACGTCCAAGCTGCGCTCCTTGGCGACAAAGCTTCCCGACTACGAAGATTATTTGAAGTCGCTCGAAGAAGTGACCGACCCCTACGAAAGCGTCTGCAAGGACCTGCTGAGGCTCCGCCCCGCTGCGGCCATGAGTGCTGCCGATATCGACCGCGCCAACGCCCGCATCGCCGCGATCCAGAAACTCAAGCGCAAGTACCGCACCGACGTCGCGGGCCTAATCGCCTTGACCGAACAACGCGGCGAAGAACTTTCGAGTCTCGAGAACCTAGATGCCGACCTCGAAGAACTCGCAAGGCAATCCAAAAAGGCGCTCGATGCGTTGCAGGCGACCGCCCTCAAGCTGACGGCATCCCGCCAGGAAGCCGCCGCCCGTTACGACAAGGCGGTAAGCGACATTTTGCACACGCTCGGCATGCCGAAGGCCATCTTTACGACCGCGATTACAATGCAGCCCCTGTCGCCGAACGGTGCGGACAAGATTGAATTCACGCTCGCCCCAAACCCCGGCGAAGGTTTCAAGAGCCTGCAAAAGGCGGTTTCGGGCGGCGAACTTTCCCGCGTATTGCTTTCCATCAAGAGTGTCATGGCCGACCTCGACCGCGTCCCCCTCTTGATATTCGATGAAGTAGACTCCGGCATCAGCGGCGAAGTCGGCAACAGCATCGGCATCGCACTCAAGAACTTAGGCAAACACCACCAGGTGCTCACGATTACGCACCTGCACCAGGTGGCAAGTCGCGCCGTAAACCAGCTCGCCGTCAGCAAGGACGAAATCGACGGACGCACTTACACGCATGTAAAGGAACTCGACCACGAAGGCCGAGTGAATGAACTTTCTCGCATGCTCGGCGGCGAAAGCGACACCGTTCGCGAACACGCAAGACAACTTTTAGAGGCTTAA